DNA from Nitrospira sp.:
CTAATTGCTGATAGCAGATGACTGCTCGCTGATGGCGGACAGCTGATTGCTGCCGGCCACCGATTTCGCACATCGAAATCCCATCCAATTGATCTTGGTGTTGGGATCGGTCCCGTTCCGCATGGCCACACGCATGGTCGTGGTGCTGTCCATCCACCCGCCGCCTCGGAAGGCCTTCTGGGTGCCGGTCTCCGGCCCCTTCGGATTCCGATCGGGCGAGGACTTGTAATAGTCCAGGTCGTACCAATCCGCCACCCATTCCGCGACGTTGCCCATCGTTTGATGGAGACCATAGGGGCTGACCGCGTTGTCATACTTGTCCACCGAGATGAGCGGCGGATACATCAATAACCGTTCGGGACGGTCACGGACCGGACCGGACAGGCCGGTACGGCCGAAGTTGGCGCGGCTCAAGCCGGCCGACTGGTTGCCCCAGGGATTCAGGCGTCCATCCTCCCCTCGCGCGGCCTTTTCCCACTCCGCTTCGGTCGGCAAACGTTTGCCGGCCCAGCGGCAGTAGGCATCGGCGTCATACCACGACACGTGCATGATCGGATGGTTCGCCATGGACTCCTGGAAATTCCCGCCGTCGTACCGCCAATCCAACTGCGGCAATTTGCCGGTGGCGAGGATGTACTTCAGGTAGTGAAGGTTCGTCACTTCGTACTTGTCGATCTCATAGGCGTCCAGGTACACGCGGCGCTGCGGCAGTTCCGACCGATAGGCCAAGCGATCACTCTTTTTGTCGCTGCCCATCAGAAATTCTCCCGCCGGGATCAGCACCATTTCCTCCTTGGGCTTCATCGTGGCCACGCGTTTCTCCGCGAGGGCCTTCCCTTCCCCGGTCCATTCGACCACGATGTCCTGCGTGTCCAAGCCACGCGCGACCGGAACCAGCGCGAACAATGCCGCTCCGATCAGCAGAACCTGCCTGACTCGTTTTCCTCGATGCGAAATGCCCCTTCGTCGTTTCTCCATCTTCGGCCTCCTCTTGTTTCGTGAAACGTTATTCGTGAAGCGTCACTCGCGAAAGACCAGATACAGTTCCAGGTTCCGTCGGCGCTTCACGTTTCACGCTTAACGCTTCACGTGCATCCTGCGCACATCGAAACCCAATCAAATAACTCCAATGGTCCAGGCCACCGGAGTTCCGCCCGGCGGAACGGGCGACTTCAGGATCTTCATTCCAAGACCCACCGCGAAACACCTTGTCCTGCCCCGATACCGGCCCGACCGGATTCCGGTTCACCTCACGCCGGTAATATTCCGGATCGAACCAATCCGACACCCACTCACTGACATTACCGGCCAATTGGTACACCCCATAGGGACTCACGCCGTTCTCGTACCGATCCACATTCGCCAACGGGGGGTACTTCGCTCCGCGCTTGGACCCCGGATGGGCGATGTTGCTCTTGATCCATCCGGCCGGTTCATTCCCCCAGGGGAACATGCGCCCATCCTCACCGCGCGCGGCCTTCTCCCATTCCGCCTCCGTCGGCAGACGGGCACCACGCCATCGACAATAGGCGTCGGCTTCCCGCCAAGAGACGCCGATCACCGGATGTTTTGCAATCTTTTCCGGAAACGGCTGTTCCCGCCAGTAATGCGGCCAAGCCGCCCCGGTCGCCAATACATACCGCAGATAATTCACATTACTGACCTCGAACCGGTCGATGCTGAATGCATCGACATAGACCTGCCGTTGCGGCTGCTCCTGCGGCCCGGCGGCACGATCAATCCGGGGGTCGCTCCCCATGAGGAACGGTCCGGCCGGAACATGGGCCATGCCCCCCGGGACCTCGATCAACGCCAACCGCTCCGCCTCGTCGAGTGGAGACCACAGGGGCGGCGGCTTCGGAAGGTCGTGATCGGCGTGAACAAGCCCCAGAGGCGGGACGCCCATCAACAGCAACGCTGCCACTATTATGCTGATACCCGCTGATCTGGTCATGGCCGCTCAGCTTTCAGCCGTCAGCTTCTGAAATCAGAAGCTGAAAGCTGATCGCTCATGGTTGACTGCTTCACTCCGCGCTTACCGCTCCTGCTTTTGGACCATTGGATCGATTTCCTTCTGCGTATCCTCAGGCACGTTGTAGCGAACATAGGGATGGTCCATTACCTCGTTGGCGTAGAGCCGCCCGGTCGGGGCTGGAACTGCGATATCGGCCTCCACCGTCCCCTTCTGGCCGATGGTGACGCTGTGCTCGATCGCGGTCCGGATATAGGGGTGCCAGACGACCAACTTATAGGTGCCCGGCGGCACGTTGGTCATGGTGAACCGGCCCTGTTCGTCGGTCTTGGCAAAGTACGGATTGGTGACGGCCAGACCCCAGCTCTCCATATAGGCATGGAAGCCACACTGCATGACGAAGATCCGGCGGCCCTTGCTGAGATTGACCAGTTGCTTCATCGGCGGGCCGGCCATGTGCCTGTGGTACAACGCGGCATCGCTGCGATCCTTGAAGTTGCGCGGGTGCTGTTGGTTCATCGGCAGCGGCACGTTGAACAGCACGCGCGGACCCAATTGCGATGTTTCATAGGCCTGAATGTCGTGCATGACCGGGTCCATGTTCACCACCGTCACCGACTGATCGTCCCGCACGACCGTCGTGAACGGAAGGAAAAGGCAGTCTTTCGCCTCGATCTGCGGCACGCCCATTTCGTCGAACGGTTTGCCCCTCTCAATCCCATCCAGATAGACCACCACGTCGCGGAACTCACCCTCCGGCCCGACCTGGAACGGTTGCAGGATGCGCCAGCCCTGCCCATCGGAAATGCGCCCGCAATAGTATTGGTCCGGCAACGTCACGAGGTTGTACCCCTTCGGCTTTGGAACCTTCCCCTCCAGCTTCACGGTCCCCGTGAGGGTTCCGCCCTCCGTCACTGCGATTTCTTCATAGGCCCACGCGGAAACGTTGAGGCTCAAAGCGATCAATCCCGCCGCCGCAATCTGCTTATACATTGTCCTTCCTCCGGCCTTGTTCTTTTGAGCTATCAGTCGTCAGCTTTCAGCCTTTGAGATTCAGCATCTGACTTCTGGCTGACCGCTGATAGCTGAATGCTAAACGCTGCTCCTAAAACACAAATGGGGGAGCCGCATGAATCAGGCAGCTCCCCCATCCGTTGTTATGCCATGACCAGCCCGCCTACTTCATGGCAGTCGGAATCGCCTGCACACCAGGCTGCACCTCGGCTTGACGTGCGCCTGATCCGCCGGCCCCGAGGGGCTGAATCCGCGAATCGCCGGT
Protein-coding regions in this window:
- a CDS encoding Sulfatase modifying factor 1 precursor (C-alpha-formyglycine- generating enzyme 1), giving the protein MEKRRRGISHRGKRVRQVLLIGAALFALVPVARGLDTQDIVVEWTGEGKALAEKRVATMKPKEEMVLIPAGEFLMGSDKKSDRLAYRSELPQRRVYLDAYEIDKYEVTNLHYLKYILATGKLPQLDWRYDGGNFQESMANHPIMHVSWYDADAYCRWAGKRLPTEAEWEKAARGEDGRLNPWGNQSAGLSRANFGRTGLSGPVRDRPERLLMYPPLISVDKYDNAVSPYGLHQTMGNVAEWVADWYDLDYYKSSPDRNPKGPETGTQKAFRGGGWMDSTTTMRVAMRNGTDPNTKINWMGFRCAKSVAGSNQLSAISEQSSAISN